The nucleotide sequence GGGGCATCGAGGAGCTCTTACCCGAATAAGGTAGAGAATTAGAAAACACTAAAAAATTCTTGTTAACCTCTGACCATTTAGTTAACTTGTGTTAACCTATTGATAAGAAGTTAACACTTGTTAACCTAGATAAGCTAAGTTAACAAAGGATGCATAGGTAAGGCTTATGACTAGAGAGAAATACATCACAATACCTCGATTGGCAGAACTCACGGGCATGAGCCGCATTGCGATTTACAAGAAAGTGAAGAAAGGTCAGATTCCCGCAATTAGAATAGGTCGGAATTATGCTATTACTGATCGGACTATCGCACAGGTGCTCGGCGAGGAACTATCTGAAAAAGGGAAAAGACAAATAGATACAGCGGTTACAAAAACAGTAGAACAATACGGAGAGGTAATAAGAGAACTAAGCAATAAATAATGAAGATCATCACGGTCGCAGAAGTCGAGTATGTTGCATTCGAACTCGCGAAAAAACACCTCACTTTCGATCAGCCAATTCCTGATTTTACAACCCGATTCCCGAATATACTTGAAAGTTGCGTAGTCACTCCGTTTCAGAAATTCTCTGGTAAGTTCTTGTATCCATCGTTTGTTTCTAAGGCTGCTATGTTGTTCTATCTAATAATAAAGAATCATCCATTTCAAAATGGCAATAAGAGAATTGCTATCACAACCCTGCTCACATTCTTGTTCTATAACGAGAAATGGTTGGAGGTAGACCACACTACACTCCTGAACTTTTCTCTTTGGATAGCGGAGAGTCAATCCGAATACAAAGAACAGGTTGTCTCTGCCATAGAGCAGTTTATTAAGGGGCATTTAGTGCCCCTCCAACCAAATACGGAAGCAAGGGCATCAGCTGACAGCTAAGCTGCTTAGTGGCCTCAGCTGAGGTGAAACCCCAAATTAGAACACTACCAGATGTTGATAACAAGCGGACAGGGGAACTAAACTTTTTTTATTTACACAAGGAGGTTCATCATGCAGCGATTTTGGGCTTTTCTGGCAACTGTAGCTGTTATAGTATTACTTACCATCGGATGGCGAATATCAGAGAATGGGAGGTATTCTTTCCAACCTTTACAATCTGGCGAGATTGGCGGCGCAGGCTATCTTATTGATACTAGAACCGGTTGATACTAGAACCGGAACGACATGGTTTATAGTTGGAAACGATGTTCGAGGGGAAATCTTGATTAGCTCAAATTAGGACACCACCACATCTTGATGCTATTTCTGTACTGGAGGGTTTCGTCTTAACTTAAAACCAATCATTTGTATGCATGCCAGCGCATGTAAGCCTTTGTCGTGAATGAGCAATGATTGACACTGACGCCAGCTACGATCTGATCATCGTCGGGGGCGGGCCTTCCGGTTCGGCGGCGGCACTGTATGCCAAGCGCCACGGTCTGCGCACCCTGCTGCTGGACAAGGCCACCTTCCCCCGGGACAAAATCTGCGGCGACGCGCTCTCGGGGAAATCGGTGGCTATCCTGAAGGACCTCAATCTGTTGAACAAGGTCCGAGGGCTGCCTGGTGCCACTATCTACCGCATCATCTTCAGCAGTCCCGTGCATACCGAGCTGGTGATTGACCTGCGGCAAAGCAGCCTCAGTTACATTCCGGAAGGGTTCGTAATTCGCCGGGCGATATTCGACCAGTTCCTTTTTGAAGAGGCCAGACAGGCAGCGGACACCTGCCGGGAGGGCTTCACCGTCACCGACCTGGTCTGGGAAGCGGGCTTCGTGAATGGTATTAGGGGACGCCAGGGCAACGGCGCGGAGGAGGAGCATCGCGGCCGCATCGTCCTGGGTGCTGACGGCTACCACTCCTTAGTTGCCCGCCAGACCGGCCTCTATCAACATGATCCGCGCCACTGGGTGCTGGCCCTGCGGCAGTATTATCAGAACGTTGGCGGCCTCACTGACCAGATCGAGCTGCACTACGTAGATGAGGTCATCCCGGGCTACTTCTGGATCTTTCCTTTGGAGAACGGCTGTGCCAATGTGGGTATCGGCATGCTGCACGCCTATATCAAGCGCCAGAAGGTTGACCTGCGGCAGGCCCTTCAGAGGGCTATTGACAGTCCGGCCTTTCGGGAGCGGTTCACGGATGCCCGGCCCATGGAGGATCCGGTGGGCTGGAACCTGCCGGTGGGCAGCCAGCACCGCCGGATGGTGGGCGACGGGTTCATGCTCCTGGGCGACGCCGCCGGCCTTATAGACCCCTTCACCGGCGAGGGTATCGGCAATGCGCTGTATTCAGCCCGGTTTGCGGTGGAGGCGGCGAAGGAGGCCATCGAAGCCGGGGATGTAAGCGCGGCCTTTCTGGCCCGCTATGACCAGCGCCTGTGGGATGCCATCGGCGGTGAGCTCAAGGTGAGCACCCAGATGCAAAAGATCGGCCGTCACCGGCTGCTGCTGAACTTTGTCATCGGCAAGGCGGCCCGGAATAAGGAAGTAGGTGACCTCATCGCCGGTATGATCGCCAACGAAGTACCAAAGAAGAAGCTGGCCAACCCCCTGTTCTATCTCAAGCTACTATTCAGCTAGCCGACAGTCTTCAGCAATCAGCCCGCCTGGTCTTACCATAGGTTCCAGGACCCTCCCGAGTGTCTGCCCCTATCCCGGGTTCAGATGAGCGTAAACTTCAGCGACTGAATGACATAATTTTAGCGTGTGATTTCACCATTCGCGGTAGGAGGATGCAGGCCATGATAGACCATCTATCAGCTGATACGGGTATGAACCAGCTCCATAATGGAGACACTGACGTCGAGGAAACGCAGGAGTGGTTGGAAGCGCTAGAGGGGGTGGTGCGGCACAAGGGGAGGGAGCGGGGCCAGTATCTCCTCACCCGGCTGGTCCAGAAGTGCCACCAGATGGGGCTCTGTCCACCTTTTTCGACCAATACGCCTTACGTGAACACCATTCCGCTGGAGCAGCAGCCGCCGTATCCCGGTGATCGGGCCCTGGAGCGGCGCATCAAGAGCATCATCCGTTGGAACGCCATGGCGATGGTGGTGCGGGCGAATGCTCAGAATCCCGGTATCGGCGGTCATATCTCCACCTTCGCTTCGGCTGCCACCTTGTACCAGGTGGGGTTCCATCATTTCTTCCGCGGGAAGGGTGACGGTTTCGATGGTGACCAGGTCTACTTCCAGGGGCACGCCTCGCCGGGCATCTACGCCCAGGCCTTCCTGGAAGGCCGCATCACCCTGACCCAGCTGGAGAACTTCCGACGGGAGCTGGAAAAGGGCGGCGGC is from Candidatus Neomarinimicrobiota bacterium and encodes:
- a CDS encoding type II toxin-antitoxin system death-on-curing family toxin is translated as MKIITVAEVEYVAFELAKKHLTFDQPIPDFTTRFPNILESCVVTPFQKFSGKFLYPSFVSKAAMLFYLIIKNHPFQNGNKRIAITTLLTFLFYNEKWLEVDHTTLLNFSLWIAESQSEYKEQVVSAIEQFIKGHLVPLQPNTEARASADS
- a CDS encoding helix-turn-helix transcriptional regulator; the encoded protein is MTREKYITIPRLAELTGMSRIAIYKKVKKGQIPAIRIGRNYAITDRTIAQVLGEELSEKGKRQIDTAVTKTVEQYGEVIRELSNK
- a CDS encoding NAD(P)/FAD-dependent oxidoreductase produces the protein MIDTDASYDLIIVGGGPSGSAAALYAKRHGLRTLLLDKATFPRDKICGDALSGKSVAILKDLNLLNKVRGLPGATIYRIIFSSPVHTELVIDLRQSSLSYIPEGFVIRRAIFDQFLFEEARQAADTCREGFTVTDLVWEAGFVNGIRGRQGNGAEEEHRGRIVLGADGYHSLVARQTGLYQHDPRHWVLALRQYYQNVGGLTDQIELHYVDEVIPGYFWIFPLENGCANVGIGMLHAYIKRQKVDLRQALQRAIDSPAFRERFTDARPMEDPVGWNLPVGSQHRRMVGDGFMLLGDAAGLIDPFTGEGIGNALYSARFAVEAAKEAIEAGDVSAAFLARYDQRLWDAIGGELKVSTQMQKIGRHRLLLNFVIGKAARNKEVGDLIAGMIANEVPKKKLANPLFYLKLLFS